One Melanotaenia boesemani isolate fMelBoe1 chromosome 8, fMelBoe1.pri, whole genome shotgun sequence DNA segment encodes these proteins:
- the LOC121644438 gene encoding oocyte zinc finger protein XlCOF8.4-like produces MCSVVGCDSWRRNARRFTLPEDPEKRLEWVQFVLEVNSQRLKESSCTDISVCSEHFTRDCFLNPAPTSDTIQLKSGAVPTVCVKEEPEEVELKQEPVEIEASSFYCEQPKISDSPTPIIEKVSSLMGAPATSGSNDSSDSSTSDIMLMLQKIKNLDIIREKAALLQKERRFVVNEKQLLQLFRSKCPLCQSKVKVQKIVCRVHLELNLNCLQCDYRKQWKNLSDAGISAAEGMDVAECTEVSLETGDGQNTRDPEIAGMMQQSDISSDPEELNSDEDWEPEEHLFYEQLHSESDEESSYEDDNVISKDSRLCTDCGKFYDGQKQHICEHKIKPYSCNICGKRCVSELSLSNHNRVHDENYEHPCKYCHVTFKTKTDKITHEQTHVTQEKPYQCSDCSETFAKNRDRRIHMRDHRGPKQYKCKFCGLEFPRSISLQRHLFVHTGEKPFKCSVCQRGFNQASHLKSHLRLHTGEKPYKCRHCDKCFNHNVSLKSHIQCYHKAKSRCGPKKKMNKGEDGNERSADSELDDVEEERDTDEEVHMKRMGSPKNKRRRTGRPIGRPKRSRAEKIEDQDSNTKTAKVQKTKKMLSSSEESEQSCGLTEDEEDRSVQR; encoded by the exons ATGTGTTCCGTGGTCGGATGTGACTCGTGGCGTCGCAATGCGCGACGGTTTACGTTGCCAGAAGACCCAGAGAAGAGACTGGAATGggttcagtttgttttagaAGTCAACAGCCAACGACTTAAAGAATCATCATGTACTGACATCAGTGTTTGTAGTGAACACTTCACCCGTGACTGCTTTTTAAACCCAGCTCCAACGTCTGACACGATCCAGTTGAAGTCTGGTGCAGTCCCAACAGTGTGTGTCAAAGAAGAGCCCGAAGAAGTCGAGCTAAAAcag GAGCCTGTGGAAATCGAAGCCTCTTCCTTTTATTGTGAACAACCAAAAATCTCAGATAGTCCAACTCCTATCATAGAAAAAGTTTCCAGTTTAATGG GTGCTCCAGCAACCAGTGGGTCAAATGATTCCTCTGATTCTTCTACGTCTGATATTATGCTGATGctgcaaaaaattaaaaaccttGATATTATCAGGGAAAA AGCTGCACTTCTTCAGAAGGAAAGAAGGTTTGTTGTGAATGAAAAGCAACTTCTCCAGTTGTTCCGCAGCAAGTGCCCCTTGTGCCAGTCTAAAGTAAAGGTGCAGAAAATTGTCTGTCGTGTACACCTGGAGCTGAACCTGAACTGCCTTCAGTGTGACTACAGAAAGCAGTGGAAAAATCTGTCTGATGCTGGCATCTCAGCAGCTGAAGGCATGGATGTGGCAGAATGCACAGAAGTATCTTTAGAG ACGGGTGATGGACAAAACACAAGGGACCCGGAGATTGCAGGAATGATGCAACAATCAGATATATCCAGTGATCCAGAAGAACTGAATTCAGATGAGGACTGGGAACCAGAGGagcatttattttatgaacAGCTTCACTCTGAATCTGACGAGGAAAGCTCATATGAAGATGACAATGTTATCTCTAAAGACAGCCGGCTCTGCACGGACTGTGGGAAATTTTATGATGGGCAAAAGCAGCACATATGTGAGCATAAAATTAAACCATATTCATGTAATATTTGTGGAAAGAGATGTGTCAGTGAGCTGTCTTTGAGTAATCACAACAGAGTCCACGATGAAAACTACGAGCACCCGTGCAAATACTGCCAcgttacatttaaaacaaaaacggATAAAATCACTCATGAGCAGACCCACGTCACTCAAGAGAAGCCCTATCAATGTTCAGATTGTTCAGAGACATTTGCCAAAAACAGGGACCGTAGAATCCACATGAGAGATCACAGAGGTCCAAAGCAATACAAATGTAAATTTTGCGGGCTTGAGTTTCCTCGAAGTATTTCTCTTCAAAGACATTTGTTTGTGCACACAGGAGAAAAGCCATTCAAGTGTTCGGTGTGCCAGCGCGGCTTCAACCAGGCGAGCCACCTGAAATCTCACTTGCGCCTGCACACAGGGGAGAAGCCTTACAAGTGTCGGCACTGTGACAAATGCTTCAATCACAACGTGAGCTTAAAGAGTCACATCCAGTGTTATCACAAAGCCAAGTCCAGATGTggaccaaaaaagaaaatgaacaaaggGGAAGATGGGAATGAGAGAAGTGCAGACTCTGAGCTTGATGATGTAGAGGAGGAACGGGATACAGATGAGGAGGTTCACATGAAGAGAATGGGTAGCCCTAAAAATAAAAGGAGGCGCACAGGTAGACCCATTGGAAGACCCAAGAGAAGCAGAGCAGAAAAAATTGAAGACCAGGACTCGAACACTAAGACTGCAAAAgtgcagaaaacaaagaaaatgctgTCCAGCAGTGAAGAAAGTGAGCAATCCTGTGGCTTaacagaggatgaagaggatagAAGTGTacagagatga
- the LOC121644436 gene encoding zinc finger protein 600-like isoform X1, with amino-acid sequence MDDSAYKPKRILSEEAKKKKRESDRERDKTRVNIGPAFIRWREIREETECKTDAELALLLLDFFQTRHMSSSPSKRPIESRPARVTEESGDEDIHNKGALLGCRETEEVGVELSMYSLSNTEDEQEDSTDEDEVNLSARGTKYKSGMCSIHGCDSWCRSAQQFKLPEDPERRLEWVMFLAKVNKQCFKESSWTDITVCSEHFTDDCLVNLNGIVQLKAGAVPTCLNSGLEDPVESHRNEPVDNSEAVGNHDQLKTHEGPNSCSEESGLASLGFPSGASCSADSSLRSQIQPKCVNADLINEKAALLKEKGKFPVNEKRLLQLFGRNCPSCGAKLLMYKVTRGVVISMHQLCRKCDYTYQWKNQVDGNVPAAENGPPTRGSEATPADEASSNITGAPEVGLDDDEESDSMNGSNESSNPDDTDSDEDWNPSHSVYPMKLLHAKTNEDSNEDEEECNDNYYPALTPQFSQLCTDCGKFFDKRRPHICEHKLKPFSCNICGSRCINKHALNIHSRIHNENYEFRCKYCHAAFKLKADKITHEQVHMTQGTPYKCPECSETFATNKERKIHLEDHRGPNAFNCRICNVKFRSQKDYERHVVVHTGEKPFKCSVCQRGFTQAGNLKSHMRLHTGERPYKCQHCGKCFNHNVSLKSHIQRYHTASTGPEQKNDMNKSDADGAQRSGSKRGADSEFGGLAEEQDSNDGVQMDCLYRPKCKKRSTGRPIGRPKRSGSEQVVGENQAESQDSNREARKSQVKRRKRKARADEEGEGEPSDINTDCEENREKPRDTSEHSGLD; translated from the exons ctttcaAACACGGCATATGTCCTCTTCTCCCAGTAAGAGACCCATAGAATCACGACCAGCAAGGGTTACAGAAGAGTCTGG GGATGAAGATATCCATAACAAAGGAGCTCTTCTGGGGTGCAGAGAGACCGAAGAGGTTGGTGTAGAACTCAG CATGTACTCTTTGAGCAATACTGAAGACGAGCAAGAGGACTCTACAGATGAGGATGAGGT GAATTTAAGTGCCAGAGGGACCAAATATAAATCCGGGATGTGCTCAATCCATGGATGTGACTCATGGTGCCGCAGTGCTCAACAGTTCAAGTTACCTGAGGACCCAGAGAGGAGGCTGGAGTGGGTCATGTTCCTAGCTAAAGTCAACAAGCAGTGCTTCAAAGAATCATCCTGGACTGATATTACTGTGTGTAGTGAACACTTTACAGACGACTGTCTTGTTAATTTGAATGGCATTGTCCAGCTGAAGGCCGGCGCTGTCCCAACATGTCTGAATTCAGGACTAGAGGATCCTGTGGAAAGCCACAGAAAT GAGCCTGTGGATAACTCAGAAGCTGTTGGTAATCACGATCAACTCAAAACGCATGAAGGGCCAAATTCCTGTTCTGAAGAATCAGGACTGGCTTCACTGG GCTTCCCAAGTGGAGCCTCATGTTCAGCTGATTCTTCTCTACGTAGCCAAATACAACCAAAATGTGTGAATGCTGACTTAATCAATGAAAA agctgcacttttaaaggaaaaggggAAGTTTCCTGTGAACGAAAAACGCCTCCTCCAGTTGTTCGGCCGCAACTGTCCGTCGTGTGGAGCCAAGCTCCTGATGTACAAGGTTACTCGTGGCGTGGTCATCAGCATGCACCAGCTATGCCGGAAGTGTGACTACACATACCAGTGGAAAAATCAGGTTGATGGGAATGTCCCAGCAGCTGAAAATGGACCTCCGACTAGAGGCTCAGAG GCAACACCGGCAGATGAAGCATCCAGCAACATCACAGGTGCTCCTGAGGTTGGTttagatgatgatgaggagagtGACTCCATGAACGGATCAAATGAATCAAGCAATCCTGATGACACGGATTCAGATGAAGACTGGAATCCATCTCACAGTGTTTACCCAATGAAATTGCTCCATGCTAAAACAAATGAAGACTCCAACGAAGATGAGGAAGAATGTAATGACAATTATTATCCTGCACTCACTCCTCAGTTCAGTCAGCTCTGCACAGATTGTGGAAAATTTTTTGATAAACGAAGGCCTCACATATGTGAGCACAAACTGAAGCCTTTCTCCTGCAATATTTGTGGAAGCAGATGTATAAACAAGCATGCTCTTAATATTCACAGCAGGATCCACAATGAAAACTATGAGTTTCGCTGCAAATACTGCCACGCTGCGTTCAAGTTAAAAGCAGACAAAATCACTCACGAGCAGGTTCATATGACCCAAGGGACACCGTACAAATGTCCAGAATGTTCAGAGACATTTGCCACAAATAAAGAACGGAAAATACATCTGGAAGATCACAGAGGCCCAAACGCCTTCAATTGTCGCATCTGCAATGTGAAATTCCGCTCGCAAAAGGACTACGAGAGACATGTGGTGGTGCATACAGGGGAAAAGCCGTTCAAGTGTTCAGTATGTCAGCGTGGCTTCACTCAGGCAGGTAATCTGAAATCCCACATGCGTCTTCACACAGGGGAGAGGCCTTACAAGTGTCAGCACTGTGGCAAATGCTTCAATCACAACGTGAGTTTAAAGAGTCACATCCAGCGTTATCACACTGCGAGTACTGGACCTGAGCAGAAAAACGATATGAACAAAAGTGATGCTGATGGTGCACAGAGAAGTGGAAGTAAGAGAGGTGCAGATTCAGAGTTTGGTGGTCTAGCAGAGGAACAGGATTCAAATGATGGTGTGCAGATGGATTGTTTATATAGaccaaaatgtaaaaagagaTCGACTGGCAGACCAATTGGAAGGCCTAAAAGGTCTGGATCAGAACAGGTTGTTGGGGAAAATCAAGCGGAAAGCCAGGATTCAAACAGAGAGGCTAGAAAATCACAAGTGAAGAGGCGAAAGAGAAAAGCACGTGCAGATGAAGAAGGTGAAGGTGAACCTTCCGATATCAACACTGATTGTGAAGAGAACAGAGAGAAACCAAGAGACACATCAGAACATTCTGGGCTTGACTGA
- the LOC121644436 gene encoding zinc finger protein 91-like isoform X2, producing MKSIYPFSIPALSKSRLQGVLEPNPVATGPEAGLPVHHSFQTRHMSSSPSKRPIESRPARVTEESGDEDIHNKGALLGCRETEEVGVELSMYSLSNTEDEQEDSTDEDEVNLSARGTKYKSGMCSIHGCDSWCRSAQQFKLPEDPERRLEWVMFLAKVNKQCFKESSWTDITVCSEHFTDDCLVNLNGIVQLKAGAVPTCLNSGLEDPVESHRNEPVDNSEAVGNHDQLKTHEGPNSCSEESGLASLGFPSGASCSADSSLRSQIQPKCVNADLINEKAALLKEKGKFPVNEKRLLQLFGRNCPSCGAKLLMYKVTRGVVISMHQLCRKCDYTYQWKNQVDGNVPAAENGPPTRGSEATPADEASSNITGAPEVGLDDDEESDSMNGSNESSNPDDTDSDEDWNPSHSVYPMKLLHAKTNEDSNEDEEECNDNYYPALTPQFSQLCTDCGKFFDKRRPHICEHKLKPFSCNICGSRCINKHALNIHSRIHNENYEFRCKYCHAAFKLKADKITHEQVHMTQGTPYKCPECSETFATNKERKIHLEDHRGPNAFNCRICNVKFRSQKDYERHVVVHTGEKPFKCSVCQRGFTQAGNLKSHMRLHTGERPYKCQHCGKCFNHNVSLKSHIQRYHTASTGPEQKNDMNKSDADGAQRSGSKRGADSEFGGLAEEQDSNDGVQMDCLYRPKCKKRSTGRPIGRPKRSGSEQVVGENQAESQDSNREARKSQVKRRKRKARADEEGEGEPSDINTDCEENREKPRDTSEHSGLD from the exons ctttcaAACACGGCATATGTCCTCTTCTCCCAGTAAGAGACCCATAGAATCACGACCAGCAAGGGTTACAGAAGAGTCTGG GGATGAAGATATCCATAACAAAGGAGCTCTTCTGGGGTGCAGAGAGACCGAAGAGGTTGGTGTAGAACTCAG CATGTACTCTTTGAGCAATACTGAAGACGAGCAAGAGGACTCTACAGATGAGGATGAGGT GAATTTAAGTGCCAGAGGGACCAAATATAAATCCGGGATGTGCTCAATCCATGGATGTGACTCATGGTGCCGCAGTGCTCAACAGTTCAAGTTACCTGAGGACCCAGAGAGGAGGCTGGAGTGGGTCATGTTCCTAGCTAAAGTCAACAAGCAGTGCTTCAAAGAATCATCCTGGACTGATATTACTGTGTGTAGTGAACACTTTACAGACGACTGTCTTGTTAATTTGAATGGCATTGTCCAGCTGAAGGCCGGCGCTGTCCCAACATGTCTGAATTCAGGACTAGAGGATCCTGTGGAAAGCCACAGAAAT GAGCCTGTGGATAACTCAGAAGCTGTTGGTAATCACGATCAACTCAAAACGCATGAAGGGCCAAATTCCTGTTCTGAAGAATCAGGACTGGCTTCACTGG GCTTCCCAAGTGGAGCCTCATGTTCAGCTGATTCTTCTCTACGTAGCCAAATACAACCAAAATGTGTGAATGCTGACTTAATCAATGAAAA agctgcacttttaaaggaaaaggggAAGTTTCCTGTGAACGAAAAACGCCTCCTCCAGTTGTTCGGCCGCAACTGTCCGTCGTGTGGAGCCAAGCTCCTGATGTACAAGGTTACTCGTGGCGTGGTCATCAGCATGCACCAGCTATGCCGGAAGTGTGACTACACATACCAGTGGAAAAATCAGGTTGATGGGAATGTCCCAGCAGCTGAAAATGGACCTCCGACTAGAGGCTCAGAG GCAACACCGGCAGATGAAGCATCCAGCAACATCACAGGTGCTCCTGAGGTTGGTttagatgatgatgaggagagtGACTCCATGAACGGATCAAATGAATCAAGCAATCCTGATGACACGGATTCAGATGAAGACTGGAATCCATCTCACAGTGTTTACCCAATGAAATTGCTCCATGCTAAAACAAATGAAGACTCCAACGAAGATGAGGAAGAATGTAATGACAATTATTATCCTGCACTCACTCCTCAGTTCAGTCAGCTCTGCACAGATTGTGGAAAATTTTTTGATAAACGAAGGCCTCACATATGTGAGCACAAACTGAAGCCTTTCTCCTGCAATATTTGTGGAAGCAGATGTATAAACAAGCATGCTCTTAATATTCACAGCAGGATCCACAATGAAAACTATGAGTTTCGCTGCAAATACTGCCACGCTGCGTTCAAGTTAAAAGCAGACAAAATCACTCACGAGCAGGTTCATATGACCCAAGGGACACCGTACAAATGTCCAGAATGTTCAGAGACATTTGCCACAAATAAAGAACGGAAAATACATCTGGAAGATCACAGAGGCCCAAACGCCTTCAATTGTCGCATCTGCAATGTGAAATTCCGCTCGCAAAAGGACTACGAGAGACATGTGGTGGTGCATACAGGGGAAAAGCCGTTCAAGTGTTCAGTATGTCAGCGTGGCTTCACTCAGGCAGGTAATCTGAAATCCCACATGCGTCTTCACACAGGGGAGAGGCCTTACAAGTGTCAGCACTGTGGCAAATGCTTCAATCACAACGTGAGTTTAAAGAGTCACATCCAGCGTTATCACACTGCGAGTACTGGACCTGAGCAGAAAAACGATATGAACAAAAGTGATGCTGATGGTGCACAGAGAAGTGGAAGTAAGAGAGGTGCAGATTCAGAGTTTGGTGGTCTAGCAGAGGAACAGGATTCAAATGATGGTGTGCAGATGGATTGTTTATATAGaccaaaatgtaaaaagagaTCGACTGGCAGACCAATTGGAAGGCCTAAAAGGTCTGGATCAGAACAGGTTGTTGGGGAAAATCAAGCGGAAAGCCAGGATTCAAACAGAGAGGCTAGAAAATCACAAGTGAAGAGGCGAAAGAGAAAAGCACGTGCAGATGAAGAAGGTGAAGGTGAACCTTCCGATATCAACACTGATTGTGAAGAGAACAGAGAGAAACCAAGAGACACATCAGAACATTCTGGGCTTGACTGA
- the LOC121644436 gene encoding zinc finger protein 91-like isoform X4 → MCSIHGCDSWCRSAQQFKLPEDPERRLEWVMFLAKVNKQCFKESSWTDITVCSEHFTDDCLVNLNGIVQLKAGAVPTCLNSGLEDPVESHRNEPVDNSEAVGNHDQLKTHEGPNSCSEESGLASLGFPSGASCSADSSLRSQIQPKCVNADLINEKAALLKEKGKFPVNEKRLLQLFGRNCPSCGAKLLMYKVTRGVVISMHQLCRKCDYTYQWKNQVDGNVPAAENGPPTRGSEATPADEASSNITGAPEVGLDDDEESDSMNGSNESSNPDDTDSDEDWNPSHSVYPMKLLHAKTNEDSNEDEEECNDNYYPALTPQFSQLCTDCGKFFDKRRPHICEHKLKPFSCNICGSRCINKHALNIHSRIHNENYEFRCKYCHAAFKLKADKITHEQVHMTQGTPYKCPECSETFATNKERKIHLEDHRGPNAFNCRICNVKFRSQKDYERHVVVHTGEKPFKCSVCQRGFTQAGNLKSHMRLHTGERPYKCQHCGKCFNHNVSLKSHIQRYHTASTGPEQKNDMNKSDADGAQRSGSKRGADSEFGGLAEEQDSNDGVQMDCLYRPKCKKRSTGRPIGRPKRSGSEQVVGENQAESQDSNREARKSQVKRRKRKARADEEGEGEPSDINTDCEENREKPRDTSEHSGLD, encoded by the exons ATGTGCTCAATCCATGGATGTGACTCATGGTGCCGCAGTGCTCAACAGTTCAAGTTACCTGAGGACCCAGAGAGGAGGCTGGAGTGGGTCATGTTCCTAGCTAAAGTCAACAAGCAGTGCTTCAAAGAATCATCCTGGACTGATATTACTGTGTGTAGTGAACACTTTACAGACGACTGTCTTGTTAATTTGAATGGCATTGTCCAGCTGAAGGCCGGCGCTGTCCCAACATGTCTGAATTCAGGACTAGAGGATCCTGTGGAAAGCCACAGAAAT GAGCCTGTGGATAACTCAGAAGCTGTTGGTAATCACGATCAACTCAAAACGCATGAAGGGCCAAATTCCTGTTCTGAAGAATCAGGACTGGCTTCACTGG GCTTCCCAAGTGGAGCCTCATGTTCAGCTGATTCTTCTCTACGTAGCCAAATACAACCAAAATGTGTGAATGCTGACTTAATCAATGAAAA agctgcacttttaaaggaaaaggggAAGTTTCCTGTGAACGAAAAACGCCTCCTCCAGTTGTTCGGCCGCAACTGTCCGTCGTGTGGAGCCAAGCTCCTGATGTACAAGGTTACTCGTGGCGTGGTCATCAGCATGCACCAGCTATGCCGGAAGTGTGACTACACATACCAGTGGAAAAATCAGGTTGATGGGAATGTCCCAGCAGCTGAAAATGGACCTCCGACTAGAGGCTCAGAG GCAACACCGGCAGATGAAGCATCCAGCAACATCACAGGTGCTCCTGAGGTTGGTttagatgatgatgaggagagtGACTCCATGAACGGATCAAATGAATCAAGCAATCCTGATGACACGGATTCAGATGAAGACTGGAATCCATCTCACAGTGTTTACCCAATGAAATTGCTCCATGCTAAAACAAATGAAGACTCCAACGAAGATGAGGAAGAATGTAATGACAATTATTATCCTGCACTCACTCCTCAGTTCAGTCAGCTCTGCACAGATTGTGGAAAATTTTTTGATAAACGAAGGCCTCACATATGTGAGCACAAACTGAAGCCTTTCTCCTGCAATATTTGTGGAAGCAGATGTATAAACAAGCATGCTCTTAATATTCACAGCAGGATCCACAATGAAAACTATGAGTTTCGCTGCAAATACTGCCACGCTGCGTTCAAGTTAAAAGCAGACAAAATCACTCACGAGCAGGTTCATATGACCCAAGGGACACCGTACAAATGTCCAGAATGTTCAGAGACATTTGCCACAAATAAAGAACGGAAAATACATCTGGAAGATCACAGAGGCCCAAACGCCTTCAATTGTCGCATCTGCAATGTGAAATTCCGCTCGCAAAAGGACTACGAGAGACATGTGGTGGTGCATACAGGGGAAAAGCCGTTCAAGTGTTCAGTATGTCAGCGTGGCTTCACTCAGGCAGGTAATCTGAAATCCCACATGCGTCTTCACACAGGGGAGAGGCCTTACAAGTGTCAGCACTGTGGCAAATGCTTCAATCACAACGTGAGTTTAAAGAGTCACATCCAGCGTTATCACACTGCGAGTACTGGACCTGAGCAGAAAAACGATATGAACAAAAGTGATGCTGATGGTGCACAGAGAAGTGGAAGTAAGAGAGGTGCAGATTCAGAGTTTGGTGGTCTAGCAGAGGAACAGGATTCAAATGATGGTGTGCAGATGGATTGTTTATATAGaccaaaatgtaaaaagagaTCGACTGGCAGACCAATTGGAAGGCCTAAAAGGTCTGGATCAGAACAGGTTGTTGGGGAAAATCAAGCGGAAAGCCAGGATTCAAACAGAGAGGCTAGAAAATCACAAGTGAAGAGGCGAAAGAGAAAAGCACGTGCAGATGAAGAAGGTGAAGGTGAACCTTCCGATATCAACACTGATTGTGAAGAGAACAGAGAGAAACCAAGAGACACATCAGAACATTCTGGGCTTGACTGA
- the LOC121644436 gene encoding zinc finger protein 91-like isoform X3 gives MRMRLLTLKDAGRIQLIRAWQMMKLPQRNNRYRNLSARGTKYKSGMCSIHGCDSWCRSAQQFKLPEDPERRLEWVMFLAKVNKQCFKESSWTDITVCSEHFTDDCLVNLNGIVQLKAGAVPTCLNSGLEDPVESHRNEPVDNSEAVGNHDQLKTHEGPNSCSEESGLASLGFPSGASCSADSSLRSQIQPKCVNADLINEKAALLKEKGKFPVNEKRLLQLFGRNCPSCGAKLLMYKVTRGVVISMHQLCRKCDYTYQWKNQVDGNVPAAENGPPTRGSEATPADEASSNITGAPEVGLDDDEESDSMNGSNESSNPDDTDSDEDWNPSHSVYPMKLLHAKTNEDSNEDEEECNDNYYPALTPQFSQLCTDCGKFFDKRRPHICEHKLKPFSCNICGSRCINKHALNIHSRIHNENYEFRCKYCHAAFKLKADKITHEQVHMTQGTPYKCPECSETFATNKERKIHLEDHRGPNAFNCRICNVKFRSQKDYERHVVVHTGEKPFKCSVCQRGFTQAGNLKSHMRLHTGERPYKCQHCGKCFNHNVSLKSHIQRYHTASTGPEQKNDMNKSDADGAQRSGSKRGADSEFGGLAEEQDSNDGVQMDCLYRPKCKKRSTGRPIGRPKRSGSEQVVGENQAESQDSNREARKSQVKRRKRKARADEEGEGEPSDINTDCEENREKPRDTSEHSGLD, from the exons ATGAGGATGAGGT TGTTGACATTGAAGGATGCTGGAAGGATCCAACTCATAAGAGCCTGGCAGATGATGAAG CTTCCTCAGAGAAACAACAGATATAG GAATTTAAGTGCCAGAGGGACCAAATATAAATCCGGGATGTGCTCAATCCATGGATGTGACTCATGGTGCCGCAGTGCTCAACAGTTCAAGTTACCTGAGGACCCAGAGAGGAGGCTGGAGTGGGTCATGTTCCTAGCTAAAGTCAACAAGCAGTGCTTCAAAGAATCATCCTGGACTGATATTACTGTGTGTAGTGAACACTTTACAGACGACTGTCTTGTTAATTTGAATGGCATTGTCCAGCTGAAGGCCGGCGCTGTCCCAACATGTCTGAATTCAGGACTAGAGGATCCTGTGGAAAGCCACAGAAAT GAGCCTGTGGATAACTCAGAAGCTGTTGGTAATCACGATCAACTCAAAACGCATGAAGGGCCAAATTCCTGTTCTGAAGAATCAGGACTGGCTTCACTGG GCTTCCCAAGTGGAGCCTCATGTTCAGCTGATTCTTCTCTACGTAGCCAAATACAACCAAAATGTGTGAATGCTGACTTAATCAATGAAAA agctgcacttttaaaggaaaaggggAAGTTTCCTGTGAACGAAAAACGCCTCCTCCAGTTGTTCGGCCGCAACTGTCCGTCGTGTGGAGCCAAGCTCCTGATGTACAAGGTTACTCGTGGCGTGGTCATCAGCATGCACCAGCTATGCCGGAAGTGTGACTACACATACCAGTGGAAAAATCAGGTTGATGGGAATGTCCCAGCAGCTGAAAATGGACCTCCGACTAGAGGCTCAGAG GCAACACCGGCAGATGAAGCATCCAGCAACATCACAGGTGCTCCTGAGGTTGGTttagatgatgatgaggagagtGACTCCATGAACGGATCAAATGAATCAAGCAATCCTGATGACACGGATTCAGATGAAGACTGGAATCCATCTCACAGTGTTTACCCAATGAAATTGCTCCATGCTAAAACAAATGAAGACTCCAACGAAGATGAGGAAGAATGTAATGACAATTATTATCCTGCACTCACTCCTCAGTTCAGTCAGCTCTGCACAGATTGTGGAAAATTTTTTGATAAACGAAGGCCTCACATATGTGAGCACAAACTGAAGCCTTTCTCCTGCAATATTTGTGGAAGCAGATGTATAAACAAGCATGCTCTTAATATTCACAGCAGGATCCACAATGAAAACTATGAGTTTCGCTGCAAATACTGCCACGCTGCGTTCAAGTTAAAAGCAGACAAAATCACTCACGAGCAGGTTCATATGACCCAAGGGACACCGTACAAATGTCCAGAATGTTCAGAGACATTTGCCACAAATAAAGAACGGAAAATACATCTGGAAGATCACAGAGGCCCAAACGCCTTCAATTGTCGCATCTGCAATGTGAAATTCCGCTCGCAAAAGGACTACGAGAGACATGTGGTGGTGCATACAGGGGAAAAGCCGTTCAAGTGTTCAGTATGTCAGCGTGGCTTCACTCAGGCAGGTAATCTGAAATCCCACATGCGTCTTCACACAGGGGAGAGGCCTTACAAGTGTCAGCACTGTGGCAAATGCTTCAATCACAACGTGAGTTTAAAGAGTCACATCCAGCGTTATCACACTGCGAGTACTGGACCTGAGCAGAAAAACGATATGAACAAAAGTGATGCTGATGGTGCACAGAGAAGTGGAAGTAAGAGAGGTGCAGATTCAGAGTTTGGTGGTCTAGCAGAGGAACAGGATTCAAATGATGGTGTGCAGATGGATTGTTTATATAGaccaaaatgtaaaaagagaTCGACTGGCAGACCAATTGGAAGGCCTAAAAGGTCTGGATCAGAACAGGTTGTTGGGGAAAATCAAGCGGAAAGCCAGGATTCAAACAGAGAGGCTAGAAAATCACAAGTGAAGAGGCGAAAGAGAAAAGCACGTGCAGATGAAGAAGGTGAAGGTGAACCTTCCGATATCAACACTGATTGTGAAGAGAACAGAGAGAAACCAAGAGACACATCAGAACATTCTGGGCTTGACTGA